In Fusobacterium hwasookii, a single window of DNA contains:
- the ruvA gene encoding Holliday junction branch migration protein RuvA, whose translation MFEYLYGTVEYKKMDYIAIDINGVGYRVYFPLREYEKIEVGNKYKFYIYNHIKEDTYKLIGFLDERDRKIFELLLKINGIGSSLALAVLSNFSYNKIIEIISKNDYTTLRQVPKLGEKKAQIIILDLKGKLKNLTYTEEETVSMDMLEDLVLALEGLGYNKKEIDKTLEKIDLSKFSSLEEAIKGILKNMRIGD comes from the coding sequence ATGTTTGAATATCTATATGGAACAGTAGAATATAAGAAAATGGATTATATAGCCATTGATATAAATGGTGTTGGTTATAGAGTATATTTTCCACTTAGAGAATATGAAAAGATAGAAGTAGGAAATAAATACAAATTTTACATATATAATCACATTAAAGAAGATACATATAAATTAATTGGTTTTTTAGATGAAAGAGATAGAAAAATATTTGAATTACTGCTTAAAATAAATGGAATAGGTTCATCTTTAGCATTAGCAGTTTTATCAAATTTTTCATATAATAAAATTATTGAAATTATTTCAAAAAACGATTATACTACTCTTAGGCAAGTTCCAAAATTAGGAGAAAAAAAGGCACAAATTATTATCCTAGACTTGAAAGGAAAATTAAAAAATCTTACTTACACAGAAGAAGAAACGGTTTCTATGGATATGTTGGAAGATTTAGTTTTAGCATTGGAAGGCTTAGGATACAATAAAAAAGAAATTGATAAAACTTTGGAAAAAATTGATTTGAGTAAATTTTCTTCTTTGGAAGAAGCAATAAAAGGAATTTTAAAAAATATGAGAATAGGAGATTAG
- a CDS encoding thioredoxin family protein: protein MRGLEEIYLKGFSYDKYLGIASKEELEKLDELYKNIVISDEFVNKIKSVNKKVSVLASVETWCPFARVFLTTLRKVNEINHIFDLSLITYGRGVSELAGYLKIHEDDFVVPTAVFLDESFYKLRVFNGFPEKYHKENTLDTIDGTRNYLKGKSVNDILEDILKVF from the coding sequence ATGAGAGGATTAGAAGAAATATATTTAAAAGGATTTAGTTATGATAAATATTTAGGAATAGCAAGTAAAGAAGAGTTAGAAAAATTAGATGAACTATATAAAAATATAGTTATCTCTGATGAATTTGTTAATAAAATAAAATCGGTAAATAAAAAAGTTTCTGTTTTAGCTAGTGTTGAAACTTGGTGCCCTTTTGCAAGAGTATTTTTAACTACATTAAGAAAAGTAAATGAAATAAATCATATCTTTGATTTATCTTTAATTACTTATGGTAGAGGTGTTTCTGAATTGGCTGGATACTTGAAAATTCATGAAGATGATTTTGTTGTTCCAACAGCAGTATTTTTAGATGAAAGCTTTTATAAATTAAGAGTATTTAATGGTTTTCCAGAAAAATACCATAAAGAAAATACACTAGATACTATTGATGGAACTAGAAATTATTTAAAAGGTAAATCAGTAAATGACATACTTGAAGATATATTAAAAGTTTTTTAA
- a CDS encoding L-serine ammonia-lyase, iron-sulfur-dependent, subunit alpha — protein sequence MDTLKEFFKIGAGPSSSHTIGPERATKRVKEKFPDADSYIVELWGSLAATGKGHYTDKIIIETFKPIPVEIIWKPEFVHELHTNGMQFIALDKDKNQIGEWIVFSVGGGTIRDYDELMDKSPKKEVYPLNSIKEIIKWCKDNNKHLWQYVEECEGPSIWQHLRYIDQAMADAVERGLRQNGDVPGPFKYPKRAREMYEKALSKRASLVFTNKIFAYALAVSEENASMGQVVTAPTCGASGVVPGVLRAMKEEYELVEKHILRGLAIAGLIGNLVKYNATISGAEGGCQAEVGTACSMAAAMATYFMGGNIDQIEYAAESAMEHHLGMTCDPVGGYVIIPCIERNAICAVRAVNTAVYCMSTDGKHTISFDEVVKTMKETGKDMCSAYKETSDGGLAKYYDRILVDNKE from the coding sequence ATGGATACACTAAAAGAATTCTTTAAAATTGGAGCAGGTCCATCAAGTTCACATACAATAGGACCTGAAAGAGCTACAAAAAGAGTAAAAGAGAAATTTCCTGATGCTGATAGTTATATAGTTGAGCTTTGGGGAAGTTTAGCTGCTACTGGAAAAGGACACTATACAGATAAAATAATTATAGAAACTTTTAAACCTATTCCAGTTGAAATAATTTGGAAACCTGAATTCGTCCATGAATTACATACTAATGGAATGCAATTTATTGCCCTTGATAAAGATAAAAATCAAATTGGAGAATGGATAGTATTTTCAGTTGGTGGAGGAACTATAAGAGATTATGATGAACTTATGGATAAATCACCTAAAAAAGAAGTTTATCCTTTAAACTCTATAAAAGAAATTATTAAATGGTGTAAAGATAATAATAAACATTTATGGCAATATGTTGAAGAATGTGAAGGTCCTTCTATATGGCAACATTTAAGATATATAGACCAAGCTATGGCTGATGCAGTAGAAAGAGGATTGAGACAAAATGGAGATGTTCCTGGACCATTTAAATATCCAAAAAGAGCTAGAGAAATGTATGAAAAAGCATTATCTAAAAGAGCCTCATTAGTATTTACAAATAAAATTTTTGCTTATGCCTTAGCAGTATCAGAAGAAAATGCTAGTATGGGACAAGTTGTAACTGCACCTACTTGTGGAGCTTCAGGAGTTGTTCCTGGTGTTTTAAGAGCAATGAAAGAAGAATATGAACTAGTTGAAAAACATATTTTAAGAGGTTTAGCTATTGCAGGACTGATTGGAAACTTAGTTAAATACAATGCAACTATTTCAGGAGCTGAAGGAGGTTGTCAAGCTGAAGTTGGAACTGCTTGTTCAATGGCAGCTGCAATGGCAACATATTTTATGGGTGGAAATATTGATCAGATAGAATATGCAGCTGAGAGTGCAATGGAACATCATTTAGGAATGACTTGTGACCCTGTTGGTGGTTATGTAATTATACCTTGTATAGAAAGAAATGCTATTTGTGCTGTAAGAGCAGTAAATACAGCTGTATATTGTATGTCTACTGATGGGAAACATACTATCAGTTTTGATGAAGTTGTAAAGACTATGAAAGAAACTGGAAAAGATATGTGTTCTGCATATAAAGAAACTTCTGATGGTGGACTTGCAAAATACTATGATAGAATTTTAGTAGATAATAAAGAGTAA
- a CDS encoding GNAT family N-acetyltransferase, protein MKIDLIRASLKDTKEIWEMQVKSFGELLDKYQDFETNPASEPISNIEIRLKQNFTFFYFICIDNKKVGAIRIINYKEKYKNKRISPIFILPEYRNRGIAQSAIKICEEMHGNNNWELSTILQEKGNCYLYEKLGYHSTGKTQIINDRLTLIFYKK, encoded by the coding sequence ATGAAAATAGATTTAATAAGAGCAAGTTTAAAAGATACAAAAGAAATTTGGGAAATGCAAGTAAAATCATTTGGGGAATTACTTGATAAATATCAAGATTTTGAAACTAATCCAGCAAGTGAACCTATTTCAAATATTGAAATAAGGCTAAAACAAAATTTTACATTTTTTTATTTTATTTGTATAGATAATAAAAAGGTTGGAGCTATAAGAATTATAAACTATAAAGAAAAATATAAAAATAAAAGAATTTCACCTATATTTATTCTTCCAGAATATAGAAATAGAGGAATAGCTCAATCTGCAATAAAAATTTGTGAAGAAATGCATGGAAACAATAATTGGGAGTTAAGTACAATCTTGCAAGAAAAAGGAAACTGTTATTTATATGAAAAATTAGGCTATCATTCTACTGGAAAGACACAAATCATTAATGATAGACTTACTTTAATTTTTTATAAAAAATAG
- a CDS encoding Fic family protein yields the protein MPNVDVYIKMHIRTEANKSSRIEGTKTSIEEDMSDIEDISPEKRNDYIEVHNYINALNHGIYKITSGELPISSRLIKEIHSILLRGVRGENKYPGEYRISQNWIGGSMPSNATHVPPPHFMLDELMSDLEKFMHNDDLKIPHLLKIAILHYQFETIHPFSDGNGRVGRLLIPLYLLDKEMLKKPCFYISNFFEKNRMDYYDCLSRVREKNDILTWILFFLNGVISTAQDAKNKFHQVVQLVKEYENILNTLVKGSWENKILNAFYNEPILRVNQIIEKTNLSKATISNILKSFIENKILLEKKNDNNVEIKRNKQYILKKYLDIFSRGIEDS from the coding sequence ATTCCTAATGTTGATGTATATATTAAAATGCATATAAGAACAGAGGCTAATAAATCAAGTAGAATCGAAGGTACTAAGACTTCTATTGAAGAAGATATGTCAGATATTGAAGATATTTCTCCTGAAAAAAGAAATGACTATATTGAAGTTCATAATTATATAAATGCTCTAAATCACGGAATATATAAAATAACTTCTGGAGAACTTCCAATTTCAAGTAGACTTATAAAAGAAATTCATTCAATATTACTTAGAGGAGTAAGAGGAGAAAATAAGTATCCAGGTGAGTATAGGATTAGTCAAAACTGGATAGGAGGTTCTATGCCATCTAATGCAACGCATGTTCCACCACCTCATTTTATGTTGGATGAATTGATGTCTGATTTAGAAAAATTTATGCATAATGATGATTTAAAAATTCCACATTTACTAAAAATTGCAATTTTACATTACCAGTTTGAAACTATACATCCTTTTTCTGATGGAAATGGAAGAGTTGGAAGATTATTAATACCATTGTATTTATTAGACAAAGAAATGTTAAAAAAACCTTGTTTTTATATTTCTAATTTTTTTGAAAAAAATAGGATGGACTACTATGATTGTCTAAGCAGAGTAAGAGAAAAAAATGATATATTAACTTGGATTTTATTTTTTCTTAATGGTGTTATATCAACTGCTCAAGATGCAAAAAATAAATTTCATCAAGTTGTACAATTAGTTAAAGAATATGAAAATATATTAAATACATTAGTAAAAGGAAGCTGGGAAAATAAAATACTAAATGCTTTTTACAATGAACCAATATTAAGAGTTAATCAGATTATTGAAAAAACTAATTTAAGTAAAGCTACTATTAGTAATATTTTAAAAAGTTTTATTGAAAATAAAATTTTATTAGAAAAGAAAAATGATAATAATGTTGAAATTAAAAGAAATAAACAATATATTTTAAAAAAATATTTAGATATTTTTTCAAGAGGAATAGAAGATTCCTAA
- a CDS encoding DUF1007 family protein, translating into MKFIYKIILFFIISIYSYSHPHVFFDTNIEVKIESQKLEGIELQLSLDELNTRLNKKILKPDKEMNVEQENIVFLKHLFKHIRVKYNNKTYKEDDIIFEQAKLVDGSLEIFFFLPIDEKITKNSKLKIALYDTKYYYNYDYEKSSLKIDKSVKSKINFFTNDKIKFYFNLVSPEEYEVTFE; encoded by the coding sequence ATGAAATTTATTTATAAAATAATATTATTTTTTATCATTAGTATATACAGTTATTCTCATCCTCATGTTTTTTTTGATACAAATATAGAAGTAAAGATAGAAAGTCAAAAACTTGAAGGCATAGAATTACAATTAAGTTTAGACGAATTGAATACAAGATTGAATAAAAAAATCTTAAAACCTGATAAAGAAATGAATGTTGAACAAGAAAATATTGTATTTTTAAAGCATTTATTTAAACATATAAGGGTTAAATATAATAATAAAACTTACAAGGAAGATGATATAATTTTTGAACAAGCAAAATTGGTGGATGGAAGTTTAGAAATATTTTTTTTCCTTCCTATTGATGAAAAAATAACAAAAAATTCTAAATTAAAAATAGCTTTATATGACACAAAATATTACTACAATTATGATTATGAGAAATCATCATTAAAGATAGATAAGAGTGTAAAGTCTAAGATAAATTTTTTTACAAATGATAAGATAAAATTTTATTTTAATTTAGTAAGTCCAGAGGAATATGAGGTGACATTTGAATGA
- a CDS encoding nickel/cobalt transporter: MKKIIKYLVGILAIGLIYLLISNFNLIMFKIAIYQQEIVEKISELIEKENEKIVYTMLFFTFLYGIVHSFGPGHGKTLVLTYSVKEKLNFPKLLLVSFLIAYLQGLSAYILVKFIINLSDKASMILFYDLDNRTRLIASVLIILIGLYNIYSVLRNKSCEHCHETKVKNILGFSIVLGLCPCPGVMTVLLFLESFGLSENLFLFTLSMSTGIFLVILFFGILANTFKKTLVEEENFKLHKILALIGASLMILFGVFQILTLGE, encoded by the coding sequence ATGAAAAAAATTATTAAATACCTAGTGGGAATACTTGCTATTGGATTAATTTATTTATTAATTTCAAATTTTAATTTAATTATGTTTAAAATAGCAATATATCAACAAGAAATAGTTGAAAAAATAAGTGAATTAATAGAAAAAGAAAATGAAAAAATTGTCTATACAATGTTATTCTTTACTTTTTTATATGGAATAGTCCATTCTTTTGGACCAGGGCATGGAAAAACTTTAGTTTTGACATATTCAGTAAAAGAAAAATTAAATTTTCCTAAGTTACTTTTAGTATCTTTTTTAATAGCATATTTACAAGGTTTATCAGCTTATATATTGGTAAAGTTTATTATAAATCTTTCAGATAAAGCTTCTATGATACTATTCTATGATTTAGATAATAGAACTAGATTAATTGCCTCTGTTTTGATTATCTTAATTGGTTTATATAATATTTATTCAGTTTTAAGAAATAAAAGTTGTGAACATTGCCATGAAACAAAGGTAAAAAATATTTTAGGTTTTTCCATTGTTTTAGGACTTTGTCCTTGTCCTGGTGTAATGACTGTACTTTTATTTTTAGAAAGTTTTGGACTTAGTGAAAATTTATTCCTATTTACTTTATCAATGTCAACAGGAATATTTTTAGTAATATTGTTCTTTGGAATTTTAGCTAATACTTTTAAAAAGACTTTGGTTGAAGAGGAGAATTTTAAATTACATAAAATTTTAGCATTAATTGGAGCTAGTCTTATGATTTTATTTGGTGTATTTCAAATATTGACTTTGGGGGAATAA
- a CDS encoding Type 1 glutamine amidotransferase-like domain-containing protein — protein sequence MKSLFLCSYFAGVKDTFKDFMNNDTKGKKVLFIPTANIDEETKFLVDEAKEVFESLEMEVEDLEISKLDEKTIKNKIEKANYLYIGGGNTFYLLQELKRKNLIDFIKNRVNSGMVYIGESAGAIITSKDIEYSDLMDDVTVAKDLKEYSGLNLVDFYMVPHLNEFPFEESSKQIVEKYKDKLNIIAINNSQAIIVKDEKFEIK from the coding sequence ATGAAAAGTCTATTTTTATGTTCGTATTTCGCAGGAGTAAAAGATACATTTAAAGATTTTATGAATAATGATACCAAAGGAAAGAAAGTTTTATTTATCCCTACTGCTAATATAGATGAAGAAACTAAATTTTTAGTTGATGAAGCAAAAGAAGTATTTGAAAGTCTTGAAATGGAAGTAGAAGATTTAGAAATTTCAAAACTAGATGAAAAAACTATTAAAAATAAAATAGAAAAAGCTAACTATTTATATATTGGTGGTGGAAATACATTCTATTTATTACAAGAATTAAAAAGAAAAAACTTAATTGATTTTATAAAAAATAGGGTTAATTCTGGAATGGTATATATTGGAGAATCAGCTGGAGCAATAATTACTTCTAAAGATATAGAATATTCTGACTTAATGGATGATGTAACTGTTGCAAAAGATTTAAAAGAATATTCAGGATTAAATTTAGTTGATTTCTATATGGTTCCTCACTTAAATGAATTTCCTTTTGAAGAAAGTTCAAAACAGATAGTTGAAAAATATAAAGATAAATTAAATATCATTGCAATAAATAATAGCCAAGCTATTATTGTAAAAGATGAAAAATTTGAAATTAAATAA
- the rplU gene encoding 50S ribosomal protein L21, translated as MYAVIKTGGKQYKVTEGDVLKVEKLNAEVNTTVELTEVLLVAGGDNAVKVGKPLVEGAKVVVEVLSQGKGPKVINFKYKPKKASHRKRGHRQLFTEVKVTSIIA; from the coding sequence ATGTACGCAGTAATTAAAACTGGTGGAAAACAGTATAAAGTTACAGAAGGTGATGTATTAAAAGTAGAAAAATTAAATGCTGAAGTTAATACAACTGTTGAATTAACAGAAGTTCTTTTAGTAGCTGGTGGGGACAACGCAGTTAAAGTTGGTAAACCATTAGTAGAAGGAGCAAAAGTAGTCGTGGAAGTTTTATCTCAAGGTAAAGGTCCAAAAGTAATTAACTTCAAATACAAGCCTAAAAAAGCTAGTCACAGAAAAAGAGGACATAGACAACTTTTTACTGAAGTAAAAGTAACTTCAATAATAGCATAG
- a CDS encoding ribosomal-processing cysteine protease Prp, whose product MTKVEIFRKNGSIVGYKASGHSGYSEQGSDIICSAISTSLQMTLAGIQEVLKLEPKFKINDGLLDVDLKNISQNKFTEINILTESMALFLKELAKQYPKYIRLVEKEEK is encoded by the coding sequence ATGACTAAGGTAGAAATTTTTAGAAAAAATGGTAGTATAGTAGGATATAAAGCAAGTGGACATTCTGGATATTCAGAACAAGGTAGTGATATTATTTGTTCTGCTATCTCAACATCATTACAAATGACTTTGGCAGGAATTCAAGAAGTCTTAAAGTTAGAACCTAAATTTAAAATAAATGATGGTCTTCTTGATGTTGATTTAAAAAATATTAGTCAAAATAAATTTACAGAAATAAATATACTCACAGAATCTATGGCTTTATTTTTAAAAGAATTAGCTAAGCAGTATCCTAAATACATTAGACTTGTAGAAAAGGAGGAAAAGTAA
- the rpmA gene encoding 50S ribosomal protein L27, whose translation MQFLFNIQLFAHKKGQGSVKNGRDSNPKYLGVKKYDGEVVKAGNIIVRQRGTKYHAGNNMGIGKDHTLFALIDGYVKFERLGKNKKQVSVYSEK comes from the coding sequence ATGCAATTTTTATTTAATATACAATTATTTGCACATAAAAAAGGGCAAGGTTCTGTTAAAAACGGAAGAGACTCTAATCCTAAATATCTTGGAGTTAAAAAATATGATGGAGAAGTTGTAAAAGCTGGAAACATCATAGTTAGACAAAGAGGAACTAAATACCATGCAGGAAATAATATGGGAATTGGTAAAGATCACACTCTTTTCGCTTTAATCGATGGATATGTAAAATTTGAAAGATTAGGAAAAAATAAAAAACAAGTTTCTGTATATTCAGAAAAATAA
- a CDS encoding L-lactate dehydrogenase, whose protein sequence is MLQTRKVGIVGVGHVGSHCALSMLLQGVCDEMVLMDIIPEKAKAHAIDCMDTISFLPHRAIIRDGGIQELSKMDVIVISVGSLTKNEQRLEELKGSLEAIKSFVPDVVKAGFNGIFVTITNPVDIVTYFVRELSGFPKNRVIGTGTGLDSARLKRILSEVTNIDSQVIQAYMLGEHGDTQVANFSSATIQGVPFLGYMKSHPEQFKGIELSVLEKQVVRTAWDIISGKNCTEFGICCTCSNLVKAIFHNERRVLPCSAYLEGEYGHSGFYTGVPAIIGSNGIEEILELPLDERERKGFEAACAVMKKYIEIGKSYKIV, encoded by the coding sequence ATGTTACAAACAAGAAAAGTTGGAATTGTTGGAGTTGGGCATGTTGGAAGTCATTGTGCCTTATCTATGTTACTACAAGGTGTATGTGATGAAATGGTTTTAATGGATATTATTCCAGAAAAGGCAAAAGCTCATGCAATAGATTGTATGGATACTATAAGTTTTCTTCCACATAGAGCTATTATTCGTGATGGTGGTATTCAAGAACTTTCTAAAATGGATGTCATTGTAATCAGTGTTGGAAGTTTAACAAAAAATGAACAAAGATTGGAAGAATTAAAAGGCTCATTAGAAGCTATAAAAAGTTTTGTCCCTGATGTTGTAAAAGCAGGATTTAATGGAATTTTTGTTACAATAACTAATCCAGTTGATATAGTAACTTATTTTGTAAGAGAGCTTTCAGGCTTCCCTAAAAACAGAGTTATTGGAACAGGAACAGGACTAGATAGTGCAAGGTTAAAAAGAATTTTAAGTGAAGTTACAAATATTGATAGCCAAGTTATTCAAGCTTATATGTTAGGAGAACATGGGGATACACAAGTTGCAAACTTTTCAAGTGCTACAATACAAGGAGTTCCATTTTTAGGTTATATGAAAAGTCATCCAGAACAATTTAAAGGAATAGAACTTTCTGTTTTAGAAAAACAAGTAGTTAGAACAGCTTGGGATATTATTTCTGGAAAAAATTGTACAGAGTTTGGAATATGTTGTACTTGCTCTAATTTAGTGAAAGCAATATTCCATAATGAAAGAAGAGTTTTACCATGTAGTGCCTATTTAGAAGGTGAATATGGACATTCAGGTTTCTATACAGGAGTTCCAGCTATTATTGGAAGTAATGGAATAGAAGAAATTTTAGAACTTCCTCTAGATGAAAGAGAAAGAAAAGGCTTTGAAGCTGCTTGTGCTGTAATGAAAAAATATATTGAAATTGGAAAATCTTATAAAATAGTATAA
- a CDS encoding MFS transporter yields the protein MQSKESNIKLLLLGRAVSLFGSTIYLIVLPLYILNTTKNLKTTGIFFAAVNLPTTIISIFIGTIIEKFNKKNIILICDFLTSMLYFILFLYFKNFSSLTFLFLISLILNIISKFFEIASKVLFSEINTTETVEKYNGLQSFMENIIVIIGPVIGTYLFITFDFNLILIIVSLGYFLSFLQELFIKYEKNLNLSIEKTNFLEDFKEGISYIRSNKIILNFFILVMFLNFFIANNDEIINPGILIRKYEISEKLFGFSATSYGAGSVFAGIFIYYSKFEFLKKLKLLFILNSSLMCLLGLLSIILFKYNHYIYFIIFIFFQFLIGMITTFVNVPLISSFQKNIDIKYQSRFFSILSFFSGGVIPLGILYAGYLSSYIGADITYIINNLAIIIIVCLVFKNIERDC from the coding sequence GTGCAGAGTAAAGAAAGTAATATCAAACTGTTATTATTAGGTAGAGCAGTATCCTTATTTGGAAGTACAATATATTTAATAGTTTTACCATTATACATATTAAATACTACTAAAAATTTAAAAACAACAGGTATTTTCTTTGCAGCAGTTAATCTTCCAACAACTATTATTTCTATTTTTATTGGAACAATAATTGAAAAATTTAATAAAAAAAATATAATTTTGATATGTGATTTTCTAACTTCAATGTTATACTTTATTCTATTCTTATATTTTAAAAATTTTAGTTCTTTAACTTTTTTATTTTTAATTTCATTGATTCTTAATATTATTTCAAAATTTTTTGAAATAGCTTCTAAAGTGCTATTTTCAGAAATTAATACTACTGAAACAGTTGAAAAATATAATGGTTTACAAAGTTTTATGGAAAATATTATTGTGATTATTGGACCAGTTATAGGTACTTATTTATTTATTACATTTGATTTCAATTTAATTCTGATAATAGTTTCTTTGGGATATTTTTTATCTTTTTTACAAGAACTATTTATAAAATATGAAAAAAATCTTAATTTATCAATAGAAAAAACTAATTTTTTAGAAGATTTTAAAGAAGGAATAAGTTATATAAGAAGTAATAAAATTATTTTAAATTTCTTTATATTAGTAATGTTTTTAAATTTTTTTATAGCAAATAATGATGAGATAATTAATCCTGGAATATTAATTAGAAAATATGAAATATCTGAAAAATTATTTGGTTTTTCAGCTACTTCTTATGGAGCAGGAAGTGTATTTGCAGGAATTTTTATTTATTATAGTAAATTTGAATTTCTAAAAAAACTAAAGCTATTATTTATTTTAAATAGTTCTCTAATGTGTTTATTAGGTTTACTCTCTATAATATTATTTAAATATAATCATTATATATATTTTATAATTTTTATATTTTTTCAATTTCTAATTGGAATGATAACTACCTTTGTAAATGTTCCATTGATATCTTCATTTCAAAAAAATATTGATATAAAATATCAAAGTCGTTTTTTCTCAATTTTATCATTTTTTTCAGGAGGTGTAATTCCTTTGGGAATTTTATATGCAGGTTATTTATCATCATATATTGGTGCTGATATAACCTATATAATCAATAATTTAGCTATCATAATTATAGTTTGTTTAGTATTTAAAAATATAGAAAGGGATTGTTAA
- the mglC gene encoding galactose/methyl galactoside ABC transporter permease MglC has translation MIARTNEGKIDYKKIIIESGLYLVLFCMLIAIIIKEPTFLSLRNFKNILTQSSVRTIIALGVAGLIVTQGTDLSAGRQVGLSAVISGTLLQSMTNVNKAFPTLGEFSIFTTILIVVVVGIVIASINGIVVATLNVHPFIATMGTMTIVYGINSLYYDKAGAAPISGFVEKYSKFAQGYIQIGSYTIPYLIIYAAIATLIMWVLWNKTKFGKNVFAVGGNPEAAKVSGVNVVLSLIGIYALSGAYYAFGGFLEAGRIGSATNNLGFMYEMDAIAACVIGGVSFYGGVGRISGVITGVIILTIINYGLTYTGVSPYWQYIIKGIIIVTAVAFDSIKYAKKK, from the coding sequence ATGATTGCAAGAACAAATGAAGGAAAAATAGATTATAAAAAAATTATTATAGAAAGTGGACTGTATCTTGTATTATTTTGTATGCTTATTGCAATAATAATAAAAGAACCTACTTTCTTAAGTTTAAGAAACTTTAAAAATATTCTTACACAATCATCTGTAAGAACAATTATTGCACTTGGTGTTGCTGGACTTATAGTAACACAAGGTACTGACTTATCAGCAGGTAGACAAGTTGGACTTTCTGCTGTAATTTCTGGAACACTTTTACAATCAATGACAAATGTAAATAAAGCTTTCCCAACATTAGGAGAATTTTCAATATTTACAACTATATTAATTGTTGTGGTTGTTGGTATAGTTATAGCAAGTATAAATGGTATAGTTGTTGCAACACTAAATGTTCACCCATTTATAGCTACTATGGGAACAATGACTATTGTATATGGAATAAACTCTCTTTACTATGATAAAGCAGGAGCTGCTCCAATTTCTGGATTTGTAGAAAAATATAGTAAATTTGCACAAGGTTATATACAAATAGGTTCATATACAATACCATACTTAATTATATATGCTGCTATTGCAACTTTAATTATGTGGGTTTTATGGAATAAAACAAAATTTGGTAAAAATGTATTTGCTGTTGGTGGAAACCCAGAAGCTGCAAAAGTATCAGGAGTAAATGTTGTTTTAAGTCTTATAGGAATCTATGCACTATCTGGAGCTTACTATGCTTTTGGTGGTTTCTTAGAAGCTGGACGTATTGGTTCTGCAACTAACAACTTAGGATTCATGTATGAAATGGATGCTATTGCTGCCTGTGTAATTGGTGGAGTTTCATTCTATGGTGGTGTTGGAAGAATTTCAGGAGTTATTACAGGAGTTATAATTTTAACTATTATAAACTATGGACTTACTTATACAGGTGTTAGCCCATACTGGCAATATATTATAAAAGGGATAATAATTGTTACTGCTGTTGCATTTGACTCTATTAAATATGCTAAGAAGAAATAA